Proteins encoded by one window of Halomonas sp. Bachu 37:
- the atpA gene encoding F0F1 ATP synthase subunit alpha — MQQLNPSEISDIIKQRIEKLDVASEARNQGTIVSVSDGIVKVHGLEDAMFGEMIEFPNSIYGMVLNLERDSVGVVVLGDYVLLEEGMTAKCTGRILEVPVGPELVGRVVDALGNPIDGKGDINAKLTDAVEKVAPGVITRQSVDEPIQTGLKSIDAMVPIGRGQRELIIGDRQIGKSAIAVDAIINQKGKGVTCVYVAIGQKQSTIAGLVRKLEQHGAMEHTIVVAAGAADPAPMQFLAAYSGCTMGEYFRDRGEDALIVYDDLSKQAVAYRQVSLLLRRPPGREAYPGDVFYLHSRLLERSARVNVDYVEKFTNGEVKGKTGSLTALPIIETQGGDVSAFVPTNVISITDGQIFLETSLFNSGIRPAINAGLSVSRVGGSAQTKIIKKLGGSVRLALAQYRELAAFSQFASDLDEATRKQLEHGQRVTELMKQNQYSPFSVAEMALSLYAANEGYLDDVEVDKVLDFERALHDYMKSEHAELLDKINQTGDYNDEIKDGLKSGLEKFKATQSW, encoded by the coding sequence ATGCAGCAACTGAATCCTTCCGAGATCAGCGACATCATCAAGCAGCGGATTGAAAAGCTTGACGTCGCGTCCGAAGCCCGCAATCAGGGCACCATCGTCAGCGTTTCCGACGGTATCGTGAAAGTTCACGGCCTCGAAGACGCCATGTTCGGTGAAATGATTGAATTCCCCAACAGCATCTACGGCATGGTACTCAACCTGGAGCGCGACTCCGTGGGTGTCGTGGTACTCGGCGACTACGTGCTCCTGGAAGAGGGCATGACCGCCAAGTGTACCGGTCGCATCCTCGAGGTGCCGGTAGGCCCGGAGCTGGTCGGTCGCGTGGTCGATGCGCTGGGTAACCCCATCGACGGCAAGGGCGATATCAACGCCAAGCTGACCGATGCGGTGGAAAAGGTCGCGCCCGGGGTCATCACTCGTCAATCTGTTGACGAGCCGATCCAGACCGGCCTGAAATCGATCGACGCCATGGTGCCGATCGGCCGGGGTCAGCGTGAATTGATCATCGGTGACCGCCAGATTGGTAAGTCGGCCATCGCTGTCGATGCGATCATCAACCAGAAAGGCAAGGGCGTCACCTGTGTCTATGTGGCGATCGGCCAGAAGCAGTCGACCATTGCCGGCCTCGTGCGCAAGCTCGAGCAGCACGGCGCCATGGAACACACCATCGTGGTTGCCGCCGGCGCCGCCGATCCAGCCCCGATGCAGTTCCTCGCCGCCTACTCCGGCTGCACCATGGGCGAGTACTTCCGCGATCGTGGTGAAGACGCCCTGATCGTCTATGATGACCTGTCCAAGCAAGCCGTGGCCTATCGTCAGGTCTCGCTGCTGCTGCGTCGTCCGCCGGGCCGTGAAGCCTACCCGGGTGACGTTTTCTATCTCCACTCGCGTCTGCTCGAGCGCTCCGCACGGGTCAACGTCGACTACGTTGAGAAGTTCACCAACGGTGAAGTGAAGGGCAAGACCGGTTCGTTGACCGCACTGCCGATCATCGAGACCCAGGGCGGCGACGTCTCGGCGTTCGTTCCGACCAACGTGATCTCGATTACCGATGGTCAGATCTTCCTCGAGACCAGCCTGTTCAACTCGGGTATCCGTCCGGCGATCAACGCGGGTCTGTCGGTGTCGCGTGTCGGCGGCTCGGCACAGACCAAGATCATCAAGAAACTTGGTGGTAGCGTGCGTCTGGCCTTGGCCCAGTATCGCGAACTGGCGGCGTTCTCGCAGTTCGCCTCCGATCTCGACGAAGCGACCCGCAAGCAGCTCGAACATGGTCAACGCGTCACCGAGCTGATGAAGCAGAACCAGTATTCGCCGTTCTCCGTGGCCGAAATGGCGCTGTCGCTGTACGCCGCCAACGAAGGTTATCTGGACGACGTCGAGGTAGACAAGGTATTGGACTTCGAGCGTGCCCTGCACGACTACATGAAGTCCGAGCATGCCGAGCTGCTCGACAAGATCAACCAGACCGGCGACTACAACGACGAGATCAAGGACGGCTTGAAGTCGGGTCTCGAGAAGTTCAAGGCGACTCAGAGCTGGTAA
- a CDS encoding F0F1 ATP synthase subunit epsilon → MANSFTCNIVSAEASIFSGTVEQVIASGVSGDLGILPGHAPLLTELQPGPVRVIYDGGKEDNFFVSGGFMEVQPKVVTILADAASRASDLDEAAAEEARQQALKAFSDKSSELDYTRAAAELAEAVAQLRTIQQLRKKAGKG, encoded by the coding sequence ATGGCGAACAGCTTCACATGCAACATCGTCAGCGCTGAAGCGTCGATCTTCTCGGGCACTGTCGAGCAAGTCATCGCTTCCGGGGTCTCGGGTGATCTGGGCATTCTGCCCGGTCACGCTCCCCTGCTGACCGAGCTTCAGCCGGGGCCGGTACGGGTGATCTACGATGGCGGCAAGGAGGATAACTTCTTTGTCTCCGGCGGCTTCATGGAAGTCCAGCCGAAAGTGGTCACCATCCTGGCCGATGCGGCATCAAGAGCCAGCGACCTCGACGAGGCCGCCGCCGAAGAAGCCCGTCAGCAAGCGCTGAAAGCCTTCAGCGACAAGTCTAGCGAGCTGGACTATACCCGTGCAGCCGCAGAACTTGCCGAAGCCGTGGCTCAGCTGCGTACCATCCAGCAGCTGCGCAAGAAGGCCGGTAAAGGCTAA
- a CDS encoding ParB/RepB/Spo0J family partition protein gives MTRKRALGRGLDALIGAGARRRDSLDLPGGEELGEEKLSELAQAHESDGKGAGTSVQAPQSGSEDRLERLPLGQLTRGKYQPRRDIQPEALEELADSIRAQGVMQPIVVRPIGENRYEIIAGERRWRAAQLAELDVIPAVIREVSDDIALALALIENIQRENLNAVEEAMALKRLSEEFTLTQQQVADAVGKSRTQVANLLRLLALDPEVQTLLERGDLDMGHARALLTLGAAQQRQIAHEVVNKDLTVRATEALVKKYQTQTGAKQVQGRKDSTPDVARLETRLGEVLGAPVAIRHGSSGKGKVTIRYSSLEELDGILEHIR, from the coding sequence ATGACGCGTAAACGCGCTTTGGGACGCGGGCTGGATGCCTTGATAGGCGCTGGCGCCCGCCGTCGAGACAGCCTGGACCTTCCCGGTGGAGAGGAGCTTGGTGAAGAAAAGCTTAGCGAACTGGCCCAAGCCCACGAGAGTGATGGCAAGGGAGCCGGAACATCGGTGCAAGCCCCTCAGTCGGGCAGCGAGGATCGCCTGGAACGCCTGCCGCTGGGCCAGCTGACGCGGGGCAAGTACCAGCCGCGGCGCGATATCCAGCCCGAAGCGCTAGAAGAGCTTGCCGACTCGATCCGTGCCCAGGGTGTGATGCAGCCCATCGTGGTGCGCCCCATCGGTGAGAATCGTTACGAGATCATCGCCGGGGAGCGGCGCTGGCGGGCCGCTCAGCTTGCCGAGCTAGACGTCATTCCCGCCGTCATTCGCGAAGTATCCGATGATATCGCCCTTGCCCTGGCGCTGATCGAGAATATTCAGCGTGAAAACCTCAACGCCGTTGAAGAAGCCATGGCTCTCAAGCGCCTGAGCGAAGAGTTCACGCTGACCCAGCAACAGGTAGCCGATGCGGTGGGCAAGTCCCGGACTCAGGTCGCCAATCTGCTGCGCCTGCTTGCCCTCGATCCCGAGGTGCAGACTTTGCTGGAACGCGGCGATCTGGACATGGGCCACGCTCGAGCTCTGCTGACTCTGGGCGCGGCCCAGCAGCGCCAAATCGCCCACGAAGTGGTCAACAAAGACCTTACCGTAAGGGCGACGGAAGCGCTGGTGAAGAAATACCAGACCCAGACCGGAGCGAAACAGGTGCAAGGCCGTAAGGATTCCACTCCCGATGTGGCTCGCCTGGAAACCCGCCTGGGTGAAGTGCTGGGTGCGCCGGTAGCAATTCGCCACGGTTCCAGTGGCAAAGGGAAAGTGACAATTCGCTATTCCAGCCTGGAGGAGCTCGACGGTATTCTCGAACATATTCGGTAA
- a CDS encoding ATP synthase subunit I: MVIAYLLAQSAGLKAVFMGALVAFLPHLFFVYRMGWLRNSPARGNRSVQLFRAEAGKFGLTVALFVLVFVTAPPSNPALFFYAYVAVVLTHWLTPWLMPGKRTND, translated from the coding sequence ATGGTCATTGCTTATCTCCTGGCCCAATCGGCAGGTTTGAAGGCAGTATTCATGGGAGCATTGGTCGCATTCTTGCCCCATCTTTTTTTTGTCTACCGCATGGGCTGGTTGCGCAATTCCCCTGCGAGAGGTAACCGCTCTGTCCAACTTTTTCGGGCAGAAGCGGGGAAGTTTGGTTTGACGGTGGCGTTGTTCGTCCTGGTGTTCGTCACAGCGCCCCCCTCAAACCCTGCTTTGTTTTTTTACGCTTATGTTGCGGTAGTTCTAACGCATTGGCTCACACCGTGGCTGATGCCTGGAAAACGCACAAATGATTGA
- a CDS encoding ParA family protein, with translation MSHIIALTNQKGGVGKTTSAVNLAASLAALDRRVLLVDLDPQGHASMGSGIDKHELDHSVLDVLLGEQPAEAVIERNSAVKFDVLPSNGDLTAAEVELLDRDKRERCLETALAGVASHYDVVLIDCPPSLNMLTVNALTAADGVLIPLQCEFYALEGLSALLDTVEQIKHSVNPELAISGILRTMYDKRTSLTREIDKQLRDYFGDALLKTTIPRNVKVAESPSHGLPVTQYARFSRGSQAYRVLAKEMIRRLSL, from the coding sequence GTGAGCCACATTATTGCCCTGACCAACCAGAAAGGCGGTGTGGGCAAGACCACCTCGGCCGTGAATCTGGCCGCCAGCCTGGCAGCACTCGATCGCCGTGTGCTGCTGGTGGATCTTGATCCCCAGGGCCACGCCAGCATGGGCAGCGGTATCGACAAGCATGAACTGGACCATAGCGTGCTGGACGTTCTGCTGGGTGAGCAGCCCGCCGAGGCGGTGATCGAGCGCAATAGCGCGGTAAAATTCGATGTCTTGCCGAGCAACGGCGATCTCACCGCCGCTGAAGTGGAGCTGCTCGATCGCGACAAGCGTGAGCGTTGTCTCGAGACCGCCCTGGCCGGCGTTGCCTCGCACTACGATGTCGTGCTCATCGACTGCCCGCCGTCGTTGAACATGCTCACGGTCAATGCCTTGACCGCCGCCGACGGGGTATTGATACCGCTGCAGTGCGAATTCTATGCGCTGGAAGGGCTCTCGGCCTTGCTCGATACCGTCGAGCAGATCAAGCACAGCGTGAACCCGGAGCTTGCGATCAGCGGAATCCTGCGCACCATGTACGACAAGCGCACCAGCCTCACACGGGAAATTGACAAGCAGCTGCGCGACTATTTCGGCGATGCCTTGTTGAAGACCACCATACCGCGCAACGTCAAGGTTGCGGAGTCGCCGAGCCACGGCTTGCCGGTCACCCAATACGCCCGCTTTTCCCGGGGCAGCCAGGCCTACCGTGTGCTGGCCAAGGAAATGATTCGCCGCTTGTCGCTGTAA
- the rsmG gene encoding 16S rRNA (guanine(527)-N(7))-methyltransferase RsmG, whose product MDKPISETLKPLIASLPSAAVERLDQGLDQLQLDVSAHQRQQLLGLLALLHKWNRAYNLTAVRDLEEMVSRHLLDSAAVKPHVSGPRLLDVGSGPGLPGLVLAILDPTLDVTLLDSNGKKVRFQRQAVMELGLSNVVATQARVESFAGEAFDQVISRAFASLEDFVTLTRQLPVQGGQWLAMKGPGADEELRDLPPEIELESRHVLDVPFENAQRQVLILSARRGS is encoded by the coding sequence ATGGATAAGCCGATATCGGAAACCTTGAAACCCTTGATCGCTTCGCTGCCCTCGGCCGCAGTCGAGCGTCTGGATCAAGGCCTTGACCAGCTGCAACTGGATGTCAGCGCTCACCAGCGTCAACAACTGCTGGGGCTGCTTGCGTTGTTGCACAAGTGGAATCGGGCTTATAACCTCACCGCAGTACGCGATCTTGAAGAAATGGTCTCGCGCCATCTTCTCGATAGCGCTGCGGTAAAGCCCCATGTATCGGGGCCACGCTTGCTGGATGTCGGCTCGGGGCCGGGATTGCCGGGGCTGGTACTGGCGATTCTCGACCCGACGCTCGACGTCACCCTGCTCGACAGCAATGGCAAGAAGGTCCGTTTCCAGCGCCAAGCGGTGATGGAGCTGGGTTTGTCTAACGTCGTCGCGACGCAGGCGCGGGTGGAGTCCTTCGCCGGGGAAGCGTTCGATCAGGTGATTTCCCGAGCCTTTGCCAGCCTGGAGGACTTCGTCACCCTGACTCGTCAATTGCCGGTCCAGGGTGGTCAATGGCTGGCCATGAAGGGTCCCGGCGCCGATGAAGAGTTACGCGACTTGCCGCCCGAGATCGAACTCGAAAGCCGCCATGTCCTCGATGTACCGTTTGAAAACGCGCAGCGCCAGGTCCTGATACTATCCGCCAGGCGCGGTTCTTGA
- the atpG gene encoding F0F1 ATP synthase subunit gamma, translated as MAAAKEIRTQIGSIKNTQKITSAMEMVAASKMRKAQDLMRASQPYAKQIRKVVGHIADANPEYRHDYMIERDEVKRVGYIVVSSDRGLAGGLNVNLFKTVLKDAVAWKGEGAELDFCALGSKAAGFFRNYGGNLVAAKSGLGESPSMEDLIGSVKVMLEAYDEGKIDRLFVVYNEFVNTMTQKPVVRQLLPLSPDMGVAEGQGDTQDDENARPGSWDYLYEPDAKALLDSLLVRFIESQVYQAVVENGACEQAARMIAMKSATDNAGGLIDDLEMVYNKARQAAITQEISEIVGGAAAV; from the coding sequence ATGGCAGCTGCAAAAGAGATACGCACCCAGATCGGGAGCATCAAGAATACGCAGAAGATCACCAGCGCCATGGAAATGGTGGCTGCATCGAAAATGCGTAAAGCACAAGATTTGATGAGGGCCAGCCAGCCTTACGCCAAGCAGATCCGTAAAGTGGTGGGCCACATCGCCGACGCCAACCCCGAGTATCGCCACGATTACATGATCGAGCGCGATGAGGTGAAGCGGGTAGGCTATATCGTGGTCTCCTCCGACCGCGGCCTCGCCGGCGGCTTGAACGTCAACCTGTTCAAGACCGTGCTGAAAGATGCCGTCGCTTGGAAAGGGGAGGGTGCCGAGCTGGATTTCTGTGCGCTGGGCTCCAAGGCCGCAGGCTTCTTCCGCAACTATGGGGGCAACCTGGTTGCTGCCAAGAGCGGCTTGGGGGAATCCCCCTCGATGGAAGACCTGATCGGTAGCGTCAAGGTCATGCTCGAAGCGTACGATGAAGGCAAGATCGACCGCCTGTTTGTGGTGTACAACGAGTTCGTCAACACCATGACGCAGAAACCGGTGGTTCGCCAACTGCTTCCCTTGTCGCCGGATATGGGCGTCGCGGAAGGGCAAGGCGATACACAGGACGATGAAAACGCCCGTCCCGGAAGCTGGGACTACCTGTATGAGCCGGATGCCAAGGCGTTGCTGGATAGCCTGCTGGTTCGTTTCATCGAATCGCAGGTATATCAGGCGGTGGTGGAAAACGGCGCCTGCGAGCAGGCTGCCCGCATGATCGCCATGAAGAGTGCCACCGACAATGCCGGCGGCCTGATCGATGATCTGGAGATGGTATATAACAAGGCCCGCCAGGCCGCCATCACCCAGGAAATTTCCGAGATCGTCGGCGGTGCCGCTGCCGTATAA
- the atpD gene encoding F0F1 ATP synthase subunit beta, giving the protein MSGRIVQIIGAVIDVEFPRDTVPKVYDALKVSDAETVLEVQQQLGDGVVRTIAMGSTEGLKRGMTTENTGAAISVPVGKETLGRIMNVLGEPIDEAGPIGEQERMPIHRKPPTYAEQAASNELLETGIKVIDLVCPFAKGGKVGLFGGAGVGKTVNMMELIRNIATEHSGYSVFAGVGERTREGNDFYHEMTDSNVIDKVSLVYGQMNEPPGNRLRVALTGLTIAEKFRDEGRDVLLFVDNIYRYTLAGTEVSALLGRMPSAVGYQPTLAEEMGVLQERITSTKTGSITSVQAVYVPADDLTDPSPATTFSHLDATVVLARSIAELGIYPAIDPLDSTSRQLDPLVVGEEHYNTARGVQNVLQRYKELKDIIAILGMDELSDEDKQAVARARRIQRFLSQPFFVAEVFTGSPGKYVSLKDTISGFQGILNGDYDDLPEQAFYMVGSIDEAVEKANQMK; this is encoded by the coding sequence ATGAGCGGACGTATCGTACAAATCATCGGCGCGGTGATTGACGTAGAGTTTCCGCGGGACACCGTTCCCAAGGTCTACGACGCGCTGAAGGTCTCGGATGCCGAGACCGTCCTCGAAGTCCAGCAGCAGCTGGGCGACGGCGTGGTTCGTACCATCGCCATGGGCTCCACCGAGGGGCTCAAGCGGGGTATGACAACCGAGAATACCGGAGCTGCGATTTCCGTGCCGGTAGGCAAGGAAACACTGGGCCGGATCATGAACGTTCTCGGCGAGCCGATCGATGAAGCAGGACCGATCGGTGAGCAGGAACGCATGCCGATCCACCGCAAGCCACCGACTTATGCCGAGCAGGCCGCTTCCAACGAGCTGCTGGAAACCGGTATCAAGGTCATCGACCTGGTGTGCCCGTTCGCCAAGGGCGGCAAGGTCGGTCTGTTCGGCGGCGCCGGTGTGGGCAAGACCGTCAACATGATGGAATTGATCCGCAACATCGCCACCGAGCATAGCGGTTACTCCGTGTTCGCCGGGGTGGGGGAGCGTACTCGTGAGGGTAATGACTTCTACCACGAAATGACCGACTCCAACGTTATCGACAAGGTATCGCTGGTTTATGGCCAGATGAACGAGCCGCCCGGAAACCGCTTGCGCGTGGCCCTGACCGGCTTGACCATCGCCGAGAAATTCCGTGATGAAGGCCGCGACGTGCTGTTGTTCGTCGATAACATCTACCGTTATACCCTGGCAGGGACCGAGGTTTCGGCACTGCTCGGTCGTATGCCGTCAGCGGTAGGTTACCAGCCGACACTGGCCGAAGAGATGGGCGTTCTGCAGGAGCGTATCACCTCCACCAAGACCGGCTCGATCACGTCCGTCCAGGCCGTCTACGTGCCCGCGGATGACTTGACCGACCCGTCGCCGGCGACCACCTTCTCGCACCTGGACGCCACCGTGGTACTGGCGCGTTCGATCGCCGAGCTGGGTATCTATCCGGCCATCGATCCGCTGGATTCCACGTCGCGCCAGCTCGACCCGCTGGTGGTGGGGGAAGAGCACTACAACACCGCTCGTGGTGTGCAGAACGTGCTCCAGCGCTACAAGGAACTCAAGGATATCATCGCGATCCTGGGCATGGACGAGCTGTCCGACGAGGACAAGCAGGCCGTTGCCCGTGCGCGTCGTATCCAGCGCTTCCTGTCGCAGCCGTTCTTCGTCGCCGAGGTATTTACCGGGTCTCCCGGCAAATACGTATCTCTGAAGGACACGATCAGTGGCTTCCAGGGTATCCTCAACGGTGATTATGACGATCTGCCGGAGCAGGCCTTCTACATGGTTGGCAGCATCGACGAAGCCGTCGAGAAAGCCAACCAGATGAAGTAA
- the atpE gene encoding F0F1 ATP synthase subunit C gives MEMVYLSAAIIIGLGALATGIGFAILGGKLLESTARQPELGDQLQTKTFIMAGLLDAVPMIGVGIAMYLIFVVAG, from the coding sequence ATGGAAATGGTTTATCTTTCTGCTGCTATCATCATCGGTCTGGGCGCACTGGCTACCGGCATCGGCTTCGCCATTCTGGGCGGCAAGCTGCTGGAATCTACTGCGCGTCAGCCGGAACTGGGTGACCAGCTGCAAACCAAAACCTTCATCATGGCCGGTCTGCTCGACGCCGTACCGATGATCGGCGTGGGTATCGCGATGTACCTGATCTTCGTTGTTGCCGGTTAA
- the atpB gene encoding F0F1 ATP synthase subunit A: MATGNEVSPTYYIQHHLQNLTFGNHPVNGWSIAHSSEEAREMGFWAIHLDTMGWSIAMGVLFIWLFRKAGKMATTGVPGGLQNAVEMVVEFVENLTRSTFHGRNPNIAPLALTLFVWILLMNTLKIIPVDFFPVLFAKLGVEYMKIVPTTDVNATLGMALGVFCLILYYNFKVKGVGGFARELSLTPFNHWALIPFNLVLETVSLLVKPFSLAMRLFGNMFAGEVIFILIAMLPFWAIWLLDVPWAIFHILVVTLQAFIFTTLSVVYLSAAHEHH, translated from the coding sequence ATGGCCACAGGAAACGAAGTCTCTCCGACTTACTATATTCAGCACCACCTGCAGAACCTGACCTTTGGCAACCACCCCGTTAATGGCTGGTCGATAGCGCACTCTTCCGAGGAAGCTCGTGAAATGGGCTTCTGGGCCATTCACCTGGATACCATGGGCTGGTCGATCGCCATGGGCGTGTTGTTCATATGGTTATTCCGTAAAGCCGGTAAAATGGCGACCACAGGGGTGCCAGGCGGGCTACAGAATGCGGTGGAAATGGTCGTCGAGTTTGTCGAGAACTTGACGCGTTCAACGTTCCACGGACGCAACCCTAATATCGCTCCGCTAGCGTTGACACTGTTCGTCTGGATACTGTTGATGAACACGTTGAAAATTATCCCTGTGGACTTTTTCCCGGTTCTATTTGCCAAGCTGGGTGTGGAATACATGAAGATCGTTCCCACCACCGACGTGAATGCTACGTTGGGCATGGCGCTTGGCGTGTTCTGCTTGATTCTGTATTACAACTTCAAGGTCAAGGGTGTGGGTGGTTTCGCCAGAGAGCTATCCCTGACCCCGTTCAACCACTGGGCGCTAATTCCCTTTAACCTGGTGCTGGAAACCGTTTCCCTCCTGGTTAAGCCGTTCAGCCTGGCAATGCGTCTGTTCGGTAACATGTTCGCCGGTGAAGTCATCTTTATTCTGATTGCCATGTTGCCGTTCTGGGCTATTTGGCTGCTGGACGTGCCATGGGCGATCTTCCACATTCTGGTGGTCACTCTGCAGGCCTTCATTTTTACAACCCTGTCTGTTGTATACCTAAGCGCGGCACACGAACACCATTAA
- a CDS encoding F0F1 ATP synthase subunit B, translating to MNINMTLIGQTIAFAIFVWFCIKYVWPPISNALHERQKKIADGLDAASRASRDLEQSQEQAAQTLRETKEQASQILEQANKRSAQMIEEARNEARAEGERMIASARSEIEQEINRAKEELRAQVSHLAVIGAERVLEASIDENTHRKLLDELAAEL from the coding sequence GTGAATATCAACATGACGCTAATCGGGCAAACGATCGCCTTCGCGATCTTTGTCTGGTTTTGCATAAAGTATGTGTGGCCTCCGATCAGCAACGCGCTTCACGAGCGTCAGAAGAAGATTGCTGATGGCTTGGACGCAGCCAGCCGGGCATCGCGTGATCTTGAGCAATCTCAAGAGCAGGCGGCTCAGACGCTGCGCGAAACCAAGGAACAGGCTTCGCAAATTCTCGAACAGGCCAACAAGCGTTCTGCTCAGATGATCGAGGAAGCGCGCAACGAAGCACGCGCCGAGGGCGAACGCATGATCGCTTCCGCTCGCTCCGAGATCGAGCAGGAAATCAATCGCGCCAAGGAGGAGCTTCGTGCCCAGGTATCGCATCTTGCGGTCATCGGCGCCGAGCGCGTACTGGAAGCCTCCATCGACGAGAATACGCACCGCAAGTTGCTGGATGAGCTTGCTGCCGAACTGTAA
- a CDS encoding F0F1 ATP synthase subunit delta, which translates to MAETSTVARPYAKAAFEIARDHEILDQWSQALNLLSQVTADTEVRRLLGSPKLDSEQKVSLLADMLPGETNDAIRRFLETLAQQHRLMVLGEVAEQFEQLRAEHEKRIDVTVVSAYELDSKQQTKLAGALKKRLNREISITTQVDPALLGGVILRAGDTVIDGSVRGRLNRLSETLFA; encoded by the coding sequence ATGGCGGAAACATCTACCGTCGCTCGTCCTTACGCCAAGGCGGCGTTCGAGATTGCCCGTGACCACGAGATATTGGACCAGTGGTCGCAGGCACTCAATTTGCTGAGCCAAGTCACCGCTGACACCGAAGTTCGTCGTCTGTTGGGCAGTCCCAAACTCGACAGCGAACAGAAGGTGTCTTTGCTGGCGGATATGCTGCCGGGTGAGACCAACGATGCGATTCGTCGCTTCCTGGAAACGCTGGCACAGCAACATCGCTTGATGGTCCTGGGTGAAGTCGCCGAACAGTTCGAGCAGCTTCGTGCAGAACATGAAAAGCGAATCGACGTCACCGTGGTATCGGCTTACGAGCTGGACAGCAAGCAGCAAACCAAGCTGGCAGGCGCGCTCAAGAAGCGCCTGAATCGCGAAATCTCCATTACCACTCAGGTAGACCCGGCGTTGCTGGGCGGCGTGATCCTGCGTGCCGGCGACACCGTCATCGACGGCTCGGTACGTGGTCGATTGAACCGTCTTTCCGAAACGCTTTTCGCCTGA